One window of the Devosia sp. 2618 genome contains the following:
- a CDS encoding ABC transporter substrate-binding protein, with product MKTTLHFGRQLFRLAVATALAGLMIGTSLATAQSIPDVPRNRTLISQGWDFHNQVPAPDNFNPYAGVLLHQRNSLHYTVNEALFYTNHNTNELIPWQAEGYTYNDDFTEITIKLRDGVKWSDGEAFDAEDVAFTFGMLKAAAPDLMFSSAIAEWVKSAEIVDPLTVKVTLTKAGPRWAADFLATGQSTRFVVVPKHIWEGQDPMTFGNFDLAKGWPVGTGPFKLVKTDSSSVIYDLRDSWWAADAGVAKALPQVQRVVYVPATQEAMPQLFAGNQIDMGRSIQPGQFEAIRFQNQGLVSWNTDGPVWGAPDGCTFAIRFNTQKAPFDNVALRQAINAAIDRNQVVNLAYEGSVTQAVLPVSSYQGLLDYVDQLSDVPGVAELAAHSPERVAALLEGAGFTKNGDGKWANADGSPLQIELQVAQGDPIGPVLSQQLQNAGFDSLLSVQQGTALTEAMVAGNFQMNVGPHCGSLYDPWQTLEHFHSKYAAAEGESSKNLRAPTRYANPELDAILDRMEQMQPSPANAEYVELVKQATAIFARDLPEISLAEEFHTLVFNATYWTGYPNAENPYVAPYLPWEGFAMVVHNLTPTQP from the coding sequence TTGAAGACGACACTACATTTCGGACGGCAACTGTTCAGGCTCGCCGTCGCCACCGCCCTTGCCGGGCTGATGATCGGCACCAGCCTTGCGACGGCACAGTCCATTCCCGACGTCCCGCGCAACCGGACACTGATCAGCCAGGGTTGGGATTTCCACAATCAGGTCCCAGCGCCCGACAATTTCAACCCGTATGCGGGCGTCCTGCTGCACCAGCGCAACAGCCTGCACTACACGGTCAACGAAGCGCTGTTTTATACCAACCACAACACCAATGAACTGATCCCCTGGCAGGCCGAGGGATACACCTACAACGACGATTTCACCGAGATCACCATCAAGCTGCGCGATGGCGTAAAGTGGAGCGATGGCGAGGCATTCGATGCCGAGGACGTCGCCTTCACTTTCGGCATGCTGAAGGCAGCTGCGCCCGACCTGATGTTCTCCTCCGCTATCGCCGAGTGGGTCAAATCTGCCGAGATCGTCGACCCACTGACGGTCAAGGTGACCTTGACCAAGGCCGGCCCACGCTGGGCCGCCGACTTCCTGGCCACCGGTCAGTCAACGCGTTTCGTGGTCGTGCCCAAGCATATCTGGGAAGGCCAGGACCCGATGACATTCGGCAATTTCGATCTGGCCAAGGGCTGGCCGGTCGGGACCGGGCCGTTCAAGCTGGTCAAGACCGACTCCAGCTCCGTCATTTATGACCTGCGCGACAGCTGGTGGGCGGCCGATGCCGGTGTCGCCAAGGCCCTGCCCCAAGTGCAGCGCGTTGTCTACGTTCCCGCTACCCAGGAGGCGATGCCACAACTGTTCGCCGGCAACCAGATCGACATGGGCCGCTCCATCCAGCCAGGTCAGTTCGAAGCCATCCGTTTCCAGAACCAGGGCCTCGTTTCCTGGAACACCGATGGTCCGGTCTGGGGGGCGCCTGATGGCTGCACCTTCGCAATACGCTTCAATACCCAGAAGGCACCATTCGACAATGTCGCCCTGCGCCAGGCAATAAACGCAGCAATCGACCGCAACCAGGTGGTCAACCTGGCCTATGAGGGGTCCGTCACCCAGGCCGTCCTGCCTGTTTCGTCCTACCAGGGCCTTCTCGACTATGTCGATCAGCTGAGCGACGTTCCGGGTGTGGCCGAACTCGCCGCCCACAGCCCTGAAAGGGTCGCTGCTCTGCTGGAAGGCGCCGGCTTCACCAAGAACGGCGACGGCAAGTGGGCCAATGCCGATGGCAGCCCGCTGCAGATCGAACTGCAGGTCGCCCAGGGCGATCCGATCGGTCCGGTCCTGTCCCAGCAACTGCAGAACGCCGGCTTTGACTCGCTGCTGTCGGTGCAACAGGGCACTGCGCTCACCGAAGCCATGGTTGCCGGCAACTTCCAGATGAATGTCGGGCCCCATTGTGGCAGCCTCTACGACCCGTGGCAGACTCTGGAGCATTTCCACTCCAAATATGCGGCTGCCGAAGGCGAAAGCTCCAAGAACCTGCGCGCGCCGACCCGCTACGCCAATCCAGAACTCGACGCCATTCTCGACCGGATGGAGCAGATGCAGCCCTCTCCGGCAAACGCCGAATATGTCGAACTGGTCAAGCAGGCCACCGCAATCTTTGCCCGGGACCTGCCTGAAATCTCGCTGGCAGAAGAATTCCACACACTGGTGTTCAACGCGACCTACTGGACCGGCTATCCAAACGCCGAGAACCCCTATGTTGCGCCCTATCTGCCATGGGAAGGCTTCGCCATGGTGGTGCACAACCTGACGCCCACCCAGCCCTGA
- a CDS encoding enolase C-terminal domain-like protein translates to MAKIQNIQAFAIRNEMVGALYKGDLGTERTTPKRPPWTSGAEVAGPMSGYERFKKLRSTWRFDGAVGCLITADDGTTGFGVTRNGQPVISLINEHFAPLLIGENAMASDRVWDMMMRMSMPYGSGGLTSYAISAVDLAMWDLKGKLLKTPVYELAGGPARESQFCYATGNDTEWHMELGFEATKLACPYGLFDGLDALSKNEDLVAKTRDLIGPNVELMLDCWMAFDVEFAVRLAERLRPLGLRWIEDCLNPDNLDAHETLRSRIPYMTLATGEHWYTQYPFAHAAKRGLADIFQPDICWVGGFTACQRINHIAEASGIEMMLHAGMNTPYGQHFSYANANVRWGEYFVGAGAGVPLKETVVFPGMAVPENGRLVPSDAPGFGLGLTEDLLEAMRA, encoded by the coding sequence ATGGCCAAGATCCAGAACATCCAAGCCTTTGCCATCCGCAACGAGATGGTCGGCGCCCTTTACAAGGGCGATCTCGGCACAGAAAGAACGACACCGAAGCGCCCTCCCTGGACGAGCGGGGCGGAGGTTGCAGGACCAATGTCGGGCTATGAGCGCTTCAAAAAGCTGCGCTCCACCTGGCGCTTCGACGGCGCTGTAGGATGCCTGATCACAGCCGACGACGGCACGACCGGCTTTGGAGTCACGCGAAACGGCCAGCCCGTCATCAGCCTCATCAACGAGCATTTCGCGCCGCTGCTTATCGGCGAGAACGCCATGGCGAGCGACCGCGTCTGGGACATGATGATGCGCATGTCCATGCCCTATGGCTCGGGTGGCCTGACCTCCTATGCCATAAGCGCCGTCGACCTGGCCATGTGGGACCTCAAGGGCAAACTGCTCAAGACGCCGGTCTATGAACTTGCCGGCGGGCCCGCACGCGAGAGCCAGTTCTGCTATGCCACCGGAAATGACACCGAGTGGCACATGGAACTCGGCTTCGAGGCAACCAAGCTTGCCTGCCCATACGGCCTGTTCGACGGTCTCGACGCGCTTTCCAAGAACGAAGACCTCGTTGCCAAGACTCGCGACCTGATCGGCCCGAACGTCGAGCTCATGCTCGACTGCTGGATGGCCTTTGACGTCGAATTTGCGGTGCGTCTGGCCGAACGTCTGCGCCCCCTTGGTCTGCGCTGGATCGAAGACTGCCTCAACCCCGACAATCTCGATGCGCACGAAACGCTTCGCAGCCGCATCCCCTACATGACCCTTGCAACCGGGGAGCATTGGTACACCCAATACCCCTTTGCCCATGCGGCCAAGCGCGGCCTTGCCGATATCTTCCAGCCCGACATCTGCTGGGTTGGGGGCTTCACGGCGTGTCAGCGCATCAACCACATCGCAGAGGCGTCCGGCATCGAGATGATGCTCCATGCCGGCATGAACACCCCATACGGCCAGCATTTCAGCTATGCCAACGCCAATGTGCGCTGGGGCGAATATTTCGTCGGCGCCGGAGCGGGCGTCCCGCTCAAGGAAACGGTGGTTTTCCCCGGCATGGCCGTGCCGGAAAACGGGCGTCTGGTCCCCAGCGACGCGCCCGGTTTCGGATTGGGCCTCACCGAGGACCTGCTTGAAGCGATGCGAGCCTAG
- a CDS encoding ABC transporter permease encodes MTSSYWDYVARRFGIMMLVVFLAVSINFALPRLMPGDPIENQLNQLMASGGGAMGDVGAMVASYRARFGLDQSILTQYLAYWQSVFSLDLGYSLTNYPERVGDAILAGLPWTLGLLGFATLVSFTIGTLLGGLMGWPRSPRFLKTFGSGVLLLSSVPYFLIGMILLYLFAVVFRIFPAGGGMPFGMSAGFNFETFRAIAWHATLPLLSIIIAEIGAWAIGMRGMMVSVLGEDYIALADAKGLKPKRIFLRYGMRNALLPQMTKLAMALGHIVSGAILVEVIFSYPGIGFRLYQAIQSKDYFVIQGIVLLLSVSIAVAMFILDLIYPLIDPRIAKGK; translated from the coding sequence ATGACATCCAGTTACTGGGACTACGTCGCCCGCCGTTTCGGCATCATGATGCTGGTGGTCTTTCTGGCCGTCTCGATCAACTTTGCCCTGCCCCGCCTGATGCCCGGCGACCCGATCGAGAACCAGCTCAACCAGCTGATGGCCTCGGGCGGCGGCGCAATGGGTGACGTCGGCGCCATGGTTGCGTCATATCGCGCCCGTTTCGGGCTCGACCAGTCCATCCTGACGCAATATCTCGCCTACTGGCAGTCGGTCTTCAGCCTCGACCTTGGCTATTCGCTGACCAACTATCCCGAGCGCGTGGGTGACGCCATTCTGGCGGGCCTGCCCTGGACACTCGGTCTGCTCGGTTTTGCAACTCTGGTCAGCTTCACCATCGGCACCTTGCTGGGCGGCCTGATGGGCTGGCCGCGCAGTCCGCGCTTCCTGAAGACCTTCGGATCGGGCGTGCTTCTGCTGTCGTCAGTCCCCTACTTCCTCATCGGCATGATCCTGCTTTACCTCTTCGCGGTGGTGTTCCGGATTTTCCCGGCAGGGGGCGGCATGCCGTTCGGCATGAGTGCCGGCTTCAACTTCGAAACCTTTCGTGCCATCGCCTGGCACGCCACGTTGCCGCTATTGTCTATCATCATCGCCGAGATCGGTGCCTGGGCCATTGGCATGCGCGGCATGATGGTTTCGGTGCTCGGTGAAGACTATATCGCGCTCGCCGACGCCAAGGGGCTCAAGCCCAAGCGCATCTTCCTGCGCTACGGCATGCGCAACGCGTTGCTGCCGCAGATGACCAAGCTTGCCATGGCGCTGGGCCATATCGTTTCGGGCGCCATTCTGGTGGAGGTCATCTTCTCCTATCCCGGCATTGGCTTCCGGCTCTACCAGGCCATTCAGTCCAAGGACTATTTCGTTATCCAGGGCATCGTGTTGCTGCTTTCGGTGTCGATCGCCGTCGCGATGTTCATCCTTGATTTGATCTATCCACTCATCGATCCCCGGATCGCGAAGGGAAAATGA
- a CDS encoding ABC transporter permease, which yields MGRLSFFASELTGNKTLFFGLSLMLMICLLAVLGPLFVDFANSRVGATIPRSPPTMEHWFGTDGQGRDMFTVMILAMPQTLRIGLTSGLISLSVGVALGLIAGFVGGWVDTVIRLASDVMMTIPGIAILVLVAANVREMTVELMAVIVATLSWMVAARTIRAQTLSLRERGYVQVARLNGTSGLKLVFVEVLPNLLPFIAASFVITVSNAMLATVGLEALGLGPQNELTLGMTIYWAQFYGAIIRGMWWWWGPPILAIATIFVGLMLTSAGMDSFVNKRLGASS from the coding sequence ATGGGCCGCCTTTCCTTCTTCGCTTCCGAGCTGACCGGCAACAAAACGCTGTTCTTTGGGCTGTCACTCATGCTGATGATCTGCCTGCTGGCTGTTCTCGGCCCGTTATTCGTCGATTTCGCCAATAGCCGCGTCGGCGCGACCATCCCCCGTTCGCCGCCGACGATGGAACACTGGTTCGGCACGGACGGTCAGGGTCGCGACATGTTTACGGTGATGATCCTGGCCATGCCACAAACCTTGCGTATCGGGCTGACGTCCGGGTTGATCAGCCTGTCCGTGGGCGTTGCGCTTGGGTTGATCGCCGGCTTTGTCGGCGGTTGGGTCGACACCGTCATCCGCCTCGCTTCGGACGTGATGATGACCATCCCCGGCATCGCCATCCTCGTACTGGTCGCTGCCAATGTCCGCGAGATGACTGTCGAACTGATGGCCGTGATCGTCGCGACGCTTTCCTGGATGGTCGCCGCACGCACGATAAGGGCGCAGACCCTGTCACTGCGAGAGCGCGGCTATGTGCAAGTGGCTCGCCTGAACGGCACATCCGGGCTCAAGCTGGTGTTTGTCGAGGTGCTGCCGAACCTTTTGCCTTTCATTGCCGCCAGCTTCGTCATCACCGTGTCCAACGCCATGCTCGCAACCGTCGGGCTCGAAGCGCTCGGTCTGGGACCACAGAACGAGCTCACGCTCGGCATGACCATCTATTGGGCCCAGTTCTATGGCGCCATCATTCGCGGGATGTGGTGGTGGTGGGGGCCGCCGATCCTAGCCATCGCAACCATTTTCGTTGGCCTGATGCTGACTTCCGCAGGCATGGATTCCTTCGTCAACAAACGCCTGGGAGCGAGCTCATGA
- a CDS encoding ABC transporter ATP-binding protein: MSAPVLEVDHLVIDYGTRGGIFRAVNDVSFSLAPGERFGLVGESGSGKSTTILALMRMLRGGKVSAGHMRLNGRDLATVSDAEYRSLRFADISLVPQGAMSSLNPVLRIGEQMGDIFDDHDIRHTRQQRAQVIGDLLTHVGLSPDVRLRYPHELSGGMKQRVCIAMAIALKPSLILADEPTSALDVIVQKQVLATLGRVQQDLGAAVILIGHDMALMAHFVTRMGVMYKGKLVEIGPVRDLFANPQHDYTKMLIDSLPSFDRLKSFRSGAARPVRPAEFQESV; this comes from the coding sequence ATGAGCGCACCCGTCCTAGAGGTCGACCATCTCGTCATCGACTACGGAACGCGCGGCGGGATCTTTCGCGCCGTCAACGATGTCAGTTTCTCCCTCGCCCCCGGCGAGCGGTTTGGATTGGTGGGAGAGTCTGGATCGGGCAAGTCCACCACTATTCTGGCCCTGATGCGCATGTTGCGTGGAGGAAAGGTCAGCGCCGGTCATATGCGCCTGAATGGACGCGATCTGGCCACGGTTTCTGACGCCGAATATCGTAGTCTGCGCTTCGCCGACATCTCGCTCGTTCCGCAGGGCGCCATGAGTTCGCTCAATCCAGTGCTGCGCATCGGCGAGCAAATGGGCGACATCTTTGACGACCACGACATTCGCCACACCCGACAGCAACGGGCCCAGGTCATCGGCGATCTGCTCACCCATGTGGGACTGTCCCCCGATGTGCGCCTTCGCTATCCGCACGAGCTTTCCGGTGGCATGAAACAGCGCGTTTGCATCGCCATGGCCATCGCCCTCAAGCCCTCGCTGATCCTGGCCGACGAGCCGACCAGTGCGCTTGACGTGATCGTTCAAAAACAGGTGCTCGCCACTCTGGGCCGCGTCCAGCAGGATCTTGGCGCCGCGGTGATCCTGATCGGCCACGACATGGCGCTCATGGCCCATTTCGTGACCCGCATGGGCGTCATGTACAAGGGCAAACTGGTCGAAATAGGCCCGGTTCGCGACCTCTTCGCCAACCCGCAACACGACTATACAAAAATGCTGATCGACTCCCTGCCCTCGTTTGACCGGCTCAAATCGTTCCGTTCGGGCGCTGCACGGCCCGTCCGCCCGGCTGAATTTCAGGAAAGCGTTTGA
- a CDS encoding ABC transporter ATP-binding protein, whose product MAKFLEVREASVSFSGKPALSNVSLAVGGAHPAITAVVGESGSGKTTLIRMLLGFQTPTTGTVIYDGQPLPKMSGAAQKLFRREVQAIFQDPFDAFNPFYKIDHPLLAPLKTFGISASRDESYDRIEKTLRSVGLNPAQTLGKYPHQISGGQRQRVMIARALLLEPEIILADEPVSMVDASLRSTILEILYELNRSRGISLIYVTHDLTTAYQVAHSIVVLHGGQIMEVGATEQVIHDPAHLYTRSLIEAVPSPDPDTPWNLDVATQPFAPPKGQVLLYPTGPERAVAAPVRPGEAAVTAAQVQLAVSQAKADALAS is encoded by the coding sequence ATGGCCAAGTTTTTGGAAGTCCGGGAAGCCTCGGTATCGTTCTCTGGCAAACCGGCCCTGTCAAACGTCTCTCTGGCGGTCGGCGGCGCTCACCCCGCCATTACGGCAGTGGTCGGCGAAAGCGGCAGCGGCAAGACGACCCTGATCCGCATGTTGTTGGGGTTCCAGACGCCAACCACCGGCACCGTGATCTATGACGGCCAGCCGCTGCCCAAGATGAGCGGGGCTGCGCAAAAGCTGTTCCGACGCGAGGTCCAGGCGATCTTTCAGGATCCGTTCGACGCCTTCAACCCGTTCTACAAGATCGACCACCCTCTGCTCGCGCCGCTCAAGACGTTTGGCATTTCGGCGTCACGCGATGAATCCTATGACCGGATCGAAAAGACATTGCGCAGTGTCGGCCTCAACCCGGCCCAAACCCTGGGCAAATATCCACACCAGATCTCAGGCGGTCAGCGCCAGCGTGTCATGATCGCGCGTGCCTTGCTGCTGGAGCCCGAAATCATTCTGGCCGACGAACCCGTGTCGATGGTCGATGCATCCCTGCGCTCGACAATCCTCGAGATTCTCTACGAGCTCAATCGCAGCCGGGGCATTTCGCTGATCTACGTGACCCACGATCTGACCACCGCCTATCAGGTTGCCCACTCCATCGTCGTGCTGCATGGCGGCCAGATCATGGAAGTCGGCGCGACAGAACAGGTGATCCACGATCCGGCCCACCTCTATACCCGCTCCCTCATCGAAGCCGTGCCATCGCCAGACCCTGACACGCCGTGGAACCTCGACGTCGCCACGCAGCCATTTGCCCCGCCAAAAGGCCAGGTCCTGCTATACCCGACCGGGCCTGAGCGGGCCGTCGCGGCGCCAGTGCGCCCAGGAGAAGCTGCCGTTACCGCCGCACAGGTCCAGCTTGCCGTCAGCCAGGCGAAAGCGGATGCACTGGCTTCATGA
- a CDS encoding amidohydrolase family protein — MTIDAHTHIWERWPYQPEVPDAETRGCAEQLLFEMDQHAVEKAVVICARIGGNPDNVDYAFDAATRHPRRLIVFPDLECRWASDFRKPGAVQRLEQALGRWDFVGFTHYLDPSEDGSWLTGPEGLPFMQLASDRSLLLSLSALPHQMAAIGALAARLPNLQILLHHLAHIGDRHTNNAEDGAAIVALSGYANIHLKYSGMGNITSPQHEFPYSDMQPCWSPILAAFGAERIVWGSDYPVSRRYMTYRQTQSMLERHSPFPASTHQDILKDNMDRLLRGASATRSRLDTGNSK; from the coding sequence ATGACCATCGACGCCCATACCCACATCTGGGAGCGCTGGCCATACCAGCCGGAGGTTCCCGATGCGGAAACGCGGGGGTGTGCCGAACAATTGCTGTTCGAAATGGATCAGCATGCGGTGGAGAAGGCCGTCGTCATCTGTGCACGCATCGGCGGCAATCCCGACAATGTCGACTACGCCTTTGACGCCGCGACGCGCCATCCCCGCCGGCTTATCGTGTTTCCCGACCTCGAATGCCGGTGGGCCTCCGACTTTCGTAAGCCCGGCGCTGTGCAGCGCCTGGAACAGGCGCTCGGACGCTGGGATTTCGTCGGCTTCACTCATTATCTGGACCCCAGCGAAGACGGGAGCTGGCTGACCGGGCCGGAAGGATTACCCTTCATGCAGCTGGCATCCGACAGATCGCTTCTGCTCAGCCTTTCTGCCCTGCCCCACCAAATGGCAGCGATAGGCGCTTTGGCGGCACGACTGCCCAATTTGCAGATCCTGCTGCATCACCTGGCCCATATTGGCGATCGGCACACCAACAATGCCGAAGACGGCGCAGCGATCGTCGCCCTTTCCGGCTACGCCAACATTCACCTGAAGTATTCAGGCATGGGCAACATCACTTCGCCGCAACACGAGTTTCCTTACTCCGACATGCAGCCCTGCTGGTCACCGATCCTTGCGGCATTCGGGGCGGAGCGTATCGTCTGGGGTTCGGATTACCCCGTTTCCAGGCGCTACATGACCTATCGGCAGACCCAATCGATGCTGGAGCGCCACAGTCCATTCCCTGCATCCACCCACCAAGACATACTCAAAGACAACATGGATCGCCTGCTGCGCGGCGCCTCCGCGACCCGCAGCCGCCTCGACACAGGAAATTCGAAATGA
- a CDS encoding SDR family NAD(P)-dependent oxidoreductase, with amino-acid sequence MNAIDLNNQTAIVTGGAQGLGFAMAKRLIDSGAKVSLWDLNPELLAAAVDALGQNASSVVVDITDLAGLTAAHAEVEASVGPVSILVNSAGIAGNNAPLEDYDPDEWRRVVEINLNGTFYVNKVVIGSMKARNYGRIVNISSVAGKEGNPNLSAYSAAKAGVIGLTKSLGKELAKYDIAVNAITPATAKTRILDTLTPEFIEYMLVRIPRGRFLEVDEAAAMVAWLVSRDNSFTTASVFDLSGGRTTY; translated from the coding sequence ATGAACGCCATAGACCTCAACAACCAGACAGCCATCGTCACCGGTGGCGCCCAGGGGCTCGGCTTTGCCATGGCGAAGCGACTGATCGATAGCGGAGCAAAGGTGAGCCTTTGGGATCTCAATCCCGAACTGCTGGCCGCTGCAGTCGATGCATTGGGGCAAAATGCCTCCAGCGTCGTCGTCGACATTACTGATCTGGCTGGGCTCACTGCAGCCCATGCCGAGGTCGAAGCTTCGGTTGGCCCCGTATCCATCCTCGTCAATTCGGCTGGCATTGCGGGGAATAATGCCCCGCTGGAAGACTACGATCCCGACGAATGGCGCCGGGTCGTGGAGATCAATCTCAACGGCACCTTCTACGTCAACAAGGTGGTCATCGGCTCAATGAAAGCCCGAAACTATGGCCGGATCGTCAATATCTCGTCTGTCGCAGGCAAGGAGGGCAATCCGAACCTGTCTGCCTATTCCGCCGCCAAAGCTGGTGTGATTGGGCTCACCAAATCGCTTGGCAAAGAGCTGGCCAAATATGACATCGCCGTCAACGCCATCACACCAGCGACCGCGAAGACGCGCATCCTCGACACGCTGACGCCAGAATTCATCGAATATATGCTGGTCCGCATTCCCCGCGGCAGGTTCCTCGAGGTCGATGAGGCGGCGGCGATGGTTGCTTGGCTGGTCTCCAGAGACAACAGCTTCACCACCGCCAGCGTCTTCGACCTGTCAGGCGGGCGCACCACCTACTGA
- a CDS encoding ATP-binding cassette domain-containing protein: MQHINPILELRDVSKTFGSTPALQHVSLQVHPGRILCLLGDNGAGKSTLIKVMSGFHAASRGAVLFDGSEIRFSGPREARKLGIATVHQDVGSIPLMSVGRNFFLGAEPVRKLGPLRPLDLETANRIALEQMQKFGITRVKNGDQLVGTMSGGERQVLAIGRAMYFGARVLILDEPTSALGVKEAAIVLKFMRQARADGVAIVFITHNARHAMAVGDDFAVLIQGQVAAEFKRGEKSREEVLNLMAGGEQMTDLERDLDVVD, from the coding sequence ATGCAGCACATCAATCCGATCCTTGAGCTGCGCGACGTCAGCAAAACCTTCGGCTCTACCCCTGCGCTTCAGCATGTATCTCTGCAAGTTCATCCTGGCCGCATCCTGTGCCTTCTGGGAGACAATGGCGCGGGCAAGTCGACCCTGATCAAGGTGATGTCTGGCTTTCATGCGGCCAGCCGCGGTGCGGTGCTGTTCGACGGTAGCGAAATCCGATTCAGCGGCCCGCGAGAAGCGCGCAAGCTAGGCATCGCTACGGTGCACCAGGATGTTGGCTCGATCCCGCTGATGAGCGTTGGGCGCAATTTTTTCTTGGGCGCCGAGCCCGTCCGCAAGCTGGGACCGCTGCGGCCGCTCGACTTGGAAACGGCCAATCGTATCGCGCTAGAGCAGATGCAGAAATTCGGCATTACTCGGGTGAAAAACGGCGACCAGCTTGTCGGCACCATGTCGGGTGGTGAGCGTCAGGTGCTGGCCATCGGCCGAGCAATGTATTTCGGAGCGCGGGTTCTGATCCTGGACGAGCCGACTTCTGCGCTAGGCGTCAAGGAAGCGGCGATCGTACTAAAATTCATGCGTCAGGCACGGGCAGATGGAGTCGCAATAGTCTTCATCACGCACAACGCCCGTCATGCCATGGCGGTGGGCGACGATTTCGCCGTACTGATCCAGGGGCAAGTGGCAGCCGAGTTCAAGCGGGGCGAAAAATCACGCGAGGAAGTTCTCAACCTCATGGCGGGAGGCGAACAAATGACCGATCTGGAGCGCGATCTTGATGTCGTAGACTGA
- a CDS encoding ABC transporter permease, with amino-acid sequence MRNLLRRPEFGAIAAFLVTYLFFALTTTAAGFVSINGTAGWLNLAAELGIIAIPVGLLMISGEFDLSIGSTVGAASMVVAIGTNFLGVPIWPMIGLALIMGALIGVINGLVVVKTGVASFIVTLATNFVVLGATMGVSRLIANVTSSSIVSDPAAKFLFSARWGQANISILWWMAVALTGAYVLSRTSFGNWIFATGGNLVAARGAGVPVERVKITLFVCTGIAAAFVGVLQGVQWNSGNATYGMGYVFQAPIVAVIGGVLLGGGYGSVVGIVIGTAIFGVISTGIFYTGWSTDWIQLFLGLLLGGAVLANNYIRRFALSAPRG; translated from the coding sequence ATGCGCAATCTTCTCCGTCGACCTGAATTCGGCGCTATCGCCGCCTTCCTGGTCACATATCTCTTCTTCGCCCTGACAACCACAGCTGCCGGTTTCGTGTCCATCAACGGCACGGCCGGCTGGCTAAATCTGGCGGCGGAGCTGGGCATCATCGCCATCCCGGTGGGGCTGCTGATGATCTCGGGCGAATTCGACCTGTCGATCGGTTCCACCGTCGGGGCTGCCTCGATGGTTGTTGCCATAGGCACGAATTTTCTGGGCGTGCCGATCTGGCCGATGATCGGGCTGGCTTTAATCATGGGTGCTTTAATTGGCGTTATAAACGGCCTTGTCGTGGTCAAAACAGGTGTCGCTTCATTCATCGTCACGCTGGCCACCAATTTTGTGGTGCTCGGTGCCACGATGGGCGTTTCGCGGCTGATCGCCAATGTGACGTCGAGTTCGATCGTGTCCGATCCGGCGGCCAAGTTTCTGTTCTCAGCGCGCTGGGGGCAGGCCAATATCTCCATCCTGTGGTGGATGGCCGTTGCGTTGACTGGCGCCTACGTGCTTTCGCGCACCAGCTTCGGCAACTGGATCTTTGCGACGGGAGGCAATCTTGTCGCGGCGCGCGGGGCCGGCGTTCCCGTCGAACGCGTCAAAATTACCCTTTTCGTGTGCACCGGCATAGCGGCCGCTTTTGTCGGCGTGTTGCAGGGCGTGCAGTGGAACTCGGGCAATGCCACCTATGGCATGGGTTACGTCTTCCAGGCCCCCATCGTCGCTGTGATCGGGGGCGTGCTGCTGGGAGGCGGCTACGGGTCGGTAGTTGGTATTGTCATAGGCACCGCCATTTTTGGGGTCATATCGACCGGCATATTCTACACCGGATGGAGCACGGACTGGATTCAGCTGTTCCTTGGACTGTTGCTGGGCGGCGCCGTTCTGGCCAACAACTACATCCGCCGTTTCGCCCTTTCGGCACCGAGAGGTTAA